In the genome of Gloeotrichia echinulata CP02, one region contains:
- the aroQ gene encoding type II 3-dehydroquinate dehydratase, producing the protein MTVLVVAKSLKVLNLTLQPLSILVLHGPNLNLLGQREPGIYGSLTLAEINRLLQAEGQKLQAEVFPLQSNHEGVLVDTIHEAFGKHQGILINPGAYTHTSVALRDAITGVNLPTVEVHLSNIYRREDFRHHSYIAPVAIGQISGFGAQSYLLGLQALVHHLRQ; encoded by the coding sequence ATGACCGTTCTCGTCGTCGCTAAGAGTCTAAAGGTGCTGAACTTGACGTTACAACCTTTAAGCATTTTAGTACTGCATGGGCCAAACCTAAATTTGCTAGGACAGCGAGAACCAGGAATTTATGGTTCGTTGACACTGGCTGAAATTAACCGCCTGTTACAAGCAGAAGGACAAAAATTACAGGCGGAAGTTTTTCCCTTGCAGTCAAATCATGAAGGGGTTTTGGTAGATACTATTCATGAAGCATTCGGCAAACATCAGGGAATTTTGATTAATCCCGGGGCTTACACCCATACCAGTGTAGCCCTCCGCGATGCAATCACTGGCGTTAACTTACCTACAGTCGAAGTACACTTGAGTAACATTTACCGCCGAGAAGATTTCCGCCATCATTCTTATATCGCCCCAGTAGCTATCGGACAAATTAGTGGTTTTGGCGCCCAAAGTTACTTGTTGGGCTTACAGGCGTTGGTGCATCATTTAAGACAGTAA
- the topA gene encoding type I DNA topoisomerase, which translates to MSTLVIVESPTKARTIRNYLPSGYRVEASMGHVRDLPQSASEIPAAVKGEKWAQLGVNVDADFEPVYVVPKDKKKIVTQLKEALKGVDELILATDEDREGESISWHLYQLLKPKVPTKRMVFHEITQDAIKKALKNCRNIDEQLVRAQETRRILDRLVGYTLSPLLWKKIAWGLSAGRVQSVAVRLLVKKERLRRAFHEGTYWDLKASLVQEKTPFSALLVTLGGTKIANGSDFDPATGQIAAGRNVLLLNEEQAEALKERLSDQIWTVSDIEERPVTRKPAPPFTTSTLQQESNRKLRLSARDTMRVAQNLYEQGYITYMRTDSVHLSEQAIAAARSCVEQLYGKQYLSPQPRQYTTKSKGAQEAHEAIRPAGSSFRTPQETGLGGRELAVYDLIWKRTVASQMADSRQTQVTVQLQVEDAGFRSSGKRIDFPGYLRAYVEGSDDPEAALEDKEVILPNLKVGDHPNCTDLEAVGHETQPPARYTEATLVKTLESEGIGRPSTYASIIGTIIDKGYAQLTNNALIPTFTAFAVTDLLEKYFPDIVDPSFTSKMEQTLDDIAEGQVNWLPYLREFYLGEKGLETLVKEQENQIDANKARTVELENLAAKVRIGKYGPYIEVENGDGVVTASIPKDLTPADLDPKQVEVLLRQKTTGPDQLGRHPETGEPIYVKIGTYGPYVQLGDKTEENPKPKQASLPKGVTPETATLDMAVGLLALPRTLGVHPDTGGKIQASLGRFGPYVVHDQGKEGKDYRSLKATDNVLTISLQRALELLSEPKKGRAANSKSKAALRELGIHPEDDTPVNIYDGPYGPYIKHGKINVSIPEDETVENITLSTALTLLASKKPTAKSTRKTTKSTNSQSKSTAKSGKTAAKKNEVDS; encoded by the coding sequence ATGTCAACTCTCGTCATCGTCGAATCTCCAACCAAGGCTCGTACCATTCGCAACTACCTACCATCAGGCTATCGGGTGGAAGCGTCAATGGGTCATGTGCGTGACCTACCCCAGTCAGCTAGTGAAATTCCCGCAGCGGTCAAAGGGGAAAAATGGGCGCAGCTGGGGGTGAATGTAGACGCCGATTTTGAACCGGTGTATGTTGTCCCCAAGGACAAAAAGAAAATTGTCACTCAGCTTAAAGAAGCCCTCAAAGGGGTAGATGAACTGATTCTAGCAACTGACGAAGACCGTGAAGGCGAAAGCATTAGTTGGCACTTATACCAATTATTGAAACCGAAAGTACCGACTAAGCGGATGGTGTTTCACGAAATTACCCAAGATGCCATCAAAAAAGCGTTGAAAAACTGCCGTAATATTGATGAGCAGTTAGTTCGCGCCCAAGAAACGCGGCGAATTTTGGATCGACTCGTAGGCTATACCCTGTCTCCCTTACTGTGGAAAAAAATCGCCTGGGGATTATCCGCAGGGCGGGTACAATCGGTAGCGGTGCGGCTTTTAGTCAAAAAGGAACGCCTACGCCGTGCTTTCCATGAGGGAACTTATTGGGATTTAAAAGCCAGCTTGGTGCAAGAAAAAACGCCATTTAGCGCCCTGTTGGTGACGCTAGGAGGGACGAAAATTGCCAACGGCAGCGATTTTGACCCAGCGACGGGACAAATTGCCGCTGGTCGCAATGTCTTATTGCTCAACGAAGAACAAGCAGAAGCTCTCAAAGAACGCCTGAGCGATCAAATCTGGACTGTCTCAGACATCGAAGAACGTCCAGTCACCCGCAAACCCGCACCACCGTTTACCACCTCAACACTACAACAAGAATCCAACCGGAAATTGCGCCTTTCAGCTAGAGACACAATGCGGGTTGCCCAAAATTTGTATGAGCAAGGGTATATTACCTATATGCGTACAGATTCGGTGCATTTGTCAGAGCAGGCGATCGCCGCTGCTCGTAGCTGTGTAGAACAACTTTACGGTAAACAATATCTCAGCCCCCAACCCCGCCAATACACCACCAAATCTAAAGGTGCCCAGGAAGCACACGAAGCCATTCGTCCGGCTGGTAGCAGTTTCCGCACCCCCCAAGAAACTGGTTTAGGCGGTCGGGAACTGGCTGTGTATGATTTGATTTGGAAGCGCACCGTCGCCTCCCAAATGGCTGACTCCCGCCAAACTCAAGTTACTGTGCAGTTACAAGTTGAAGATGCTGGGTTTCGTTCCTCTGGTAAACGGATTGATTTTCCAGGGTATTTACGCGCCTATGTCGAAGGATCAGATGATCCTGAAGCCGCATTGGAAGATAAGGAAGTAATTTTGCCTAACCTGAAAGTCGGCGATCATCCCAATTGTACCGACCTAGAAGCCGTGGGACACGAAACCCAACCCCCAGCCAGGTACACCGAAGCCACTCTGGTCAAAACCCTAGAAAGCGAAGGTATTGGGCGACCCAGTACTTACGCCAGCATCATCGGCACAATTATTGATAAGGGTTACGCCCAATTAACCAATAACGCCCTCATCCCCACCTTTACCGCTTTCGCTGTCACCGACCTCCTAGAAAAATATTTTCCCGACATCGTTGATCCCAGCTTTACCTCTAAAATGGAGCAAACCCTGGATGACATCGCCGAAGGACAGGTTAATTGGCTACCTTACCTACGGGAATTTTATCTCGGCGAAAAAGGTTTAGAAACCCTGGTCAAGGAACAGGAAAATCAGATTGATGCCAATAAAGCCAGGACAGTGGAACTGGAAAATTTAGCCGCCAAAGTCCGCATTGGTAAATATGGTCCTTACATCGAAGTCGAAAATGGCGACGGTGTAGTTACAGCCTCCATTCCCAAAGACCTCACCCCAGCAGACCTCGACCCCAAACAAGTAGAAGTCCTGCTGCGCCAAAAAACCACAGGCCCTGACCAACTCGGTCGCCATCCCGAAACTGGCGAACCAATTTATGTGAAAATTGGGACTTACGGCCCCTACGTGCAATTGGGCGACAAGACAGAAGAAAACCCCAAACCTAAACAAGCTTCCCTACCCAAGGGAGTCACCCCAGAAACAGCCACCCTGGACATGGCTGTGGGTCTTTTGGCACTACCCCGAACCTTGGGAGTCCATCCTGACACTGGTGGCAAAATTCAAGCCAGCTTGGGGCGTTTTGGCCCTTATGTCGTTCATGACCAAGGTAAGGAAGGCAAAGATTACCGCTCCCTGAAAGCTACTGATAATGTATTGACAATTTCTTTGCAACGTGCATTAGAGTTATTATCCGAACCGAAAAAAGGACGCGCCGCCAATAGCAAATCGAAAGCAGCCTTACGCGAGTTGGGTATACATCCAGAAGATGATACACCAGTAAACATTTATGACGGACCATACGGGCCTTACATCAAGCATGGCAAAATTAATGTCAGCATTCCCGAAGATGAAACAGTAGAAAATATCACTTTATCTACAGCCCTGACGTTATTGGCAAGCAAAAAACCAACAGCGAAATCTACTCGCAAGACAACTAAATCAACTAATTCTCAATCGAAGTCAACTGCTAAATCTGGCAAAACTGCAGCGAAAAAAAATGAGGTTGACAGTTAA
- a CDS encoding ABC transporter ATP-binding protein: MYLQVNQVSKQLLTKRGSLIVLEDINLHIEEGEFVCVVGTSGCGKSTLLRLIAGLDPVTSGEIKVDGIRVTGPGADRGIVFQNYTLYPWMSVAENVEFGLKLQGVSKRNRRQQSADYLEIVGLSRFAKALPKELSGGMKQRVAIARALVSQPKILLMDEPFGALDVQTKEVMHKFLQEIWRRTSTTILMITHDVEEAIFLSQRIYVLSSQPGTVREEFLIQLPQKSTEQIKRHPIFLKYKDQVMKLLFS, encoded by the coding sequence ATGTATTTACAGGTTAATCAAGTATCTAAACAATTGCTAACTAAACGCGGCTCACTGATAGTCCTAGAAGATATCAATTTGCATATTGAAGAAGGAGAATTTGTCTGTGTAGTGGGGACAAGTGGTTGTGGTAAGTCAACCTTGCTGCGGTTAATTGCGGGTTTAGATCCTGTGACATCAGGAGAGATCAAGGTTGATGGGATAAGGGTTACAGGTCCTGGAGCAGACCGTGGTATTGTGTTTCAAAATTACACCCTATATCCTTGGATGAGTGTGGCAGAAAATGTGGAATTTGGCTTAAAACTGCAAGGTGTATCCAAGAGAAACCGACGACAACAGTCGGCTGATTATTTAGAAATAGTGGGTTTGTCGCGATTTGCTAAAGCCCTACCAAAAGAACTTTCTGGTGGAATGAAGCAACGGGTAGCGATCGCTCGTGCTTTGGTATCGCAACCCAAAATTTTGCTCATGGATGAACCATTTGGTGCCTTGGATGTGCAGACCAAAGAAGTGATGCATAAATTCTTGCAGGAAATTTGGCGGCGTACAAGCACTACAATTTTGATGATTACTCACGATGTTGAGGAAGCCATTTTTCTGTCTCAACGTATTTATGTTTTAAGTTCACAACCAGGTACGGTCAGGGAAGAATTCTTAATTCAACTACCGCAGAAATCTACAGAGCAAATTAAGCGTCATCCCATATTTTTAAAATACAAGGACCAGGTAATGAAACTGCTATTTTCTTAA
- a CDS encoding ABC transporter permease, protein MLLNKKKLRNSPYQQKMLPFTVFWRIAEDIPKALTRTLIFLSISLPLVTWWIISNSNLISPLLLPTPIQVGNAFQRLWVSGDLQTDITFSLFRVLTGFLLVAIISIPLGTLMGAFASIRALLEPIIGIIRYMPAPAFIPLLILYFGLDETPKIMLIFIGTLFFNTLMVMDAVKFVPQELIETTYTLGGRRLQVLLQVIFPFIIPNIIDACRVNMAASWNLVIVAELVAATEGLGRRISVAQRFLKTDEIFVGLIVIGLIGLAIDLLFRLLLRLSCKWSID, encoded by the coding sequence ATGCTGCTAAACAAAAAAAAGCTCCGTAATTCTCCTTATCAACAAAAAATGTTGCCATTCACTGTCTTTTGGCGCATTGCTGAAGATATTCCTAAAGCCTTGACTAGGACTTTAATTTTTTTGTCAATTAGTCTTCCTCTAGTCACATGGTGGATTATTTCTAATAGTAATTTAATCTCACCTTTATTACTTCCTACTCCCATTCAGGTTGGGAATGCTTTTCAGCGTCTGTGGGTCAGTGGAGATTTACAAACCGATATTACCTTTAGTTTGTTTCGGGTACTGACTGGTTTTTTATTAGTAGCAATTATTTCTATACCTTTGGGTACACTGATGGGGGCTTTTGCCAGTATTCGGGCTTTACTGGAACCAATTATTGGGATTATCCGCTATATGCCGGCGCCTGCGTTTATTCCTTTACTAATTTTATATTTTGGTTTAGATGAAACGCCAAAAATTATGCTGATTTTTATCGGCACTTTATTTTTTAATACCTTAATGGTGATGGATGCAGTGAAGTTTGTTCCTCAAGAACTAATCGAAACTACTTATACTCTAGGTGGTAGAAGATTACAAGTTTTACTACAAGTCATTTTCCCCTTTATTATCCCTAACATAATTGATGCTTGTCGCGTTAATATGGCAGCATCTTGGAACTTGGTGATTGTTGCGGAATTGGTAGCAGCGACAGAAGGTTTAGGTCGTAGGATTAGTGTTGCTCAAAGATTTCTGAAAACCGATGAAATTTTTGTGGGATTAATTGTTATTGGTTTAATCGGGTTAGCGATAGATTTACTGTTTCGGTTATTACTGCGCCTTAGCTGTAAATGGTCTATCGATTAG
- a CDS encoding ABC transporter substrate-binding protein — MLKIQRSIRAFISFFALFCISLLFVVSCGNNSQIPTTSDSTPPAITNTGISMGFSAWPGWFPWQIAQEQKLFEAQKVNVNLKWFDGYLDSIKALTAGQLNVNSQTLNDTISSVAGGSDQVIVLVNDNSTGNDKIIVREGINSIADLKGKTVAAEEGTVDHFLLLLGLKKAGLTQADINFKPLETGAAAAAFVAGKVDAVCVFAPFTTKALSRPGSKDLFSSKDFPGAIPDHLVVTRQLIDKQPESVQALVDTWFATLDFIKKNREKSLEILAKRAGVSVKEYQEYDAGTKIFTIEENLEAFRPGSNMKSLNYAAGEIGKFLVESKLAKQLPDTSKLFDDRFIKAYAAKQKKAP; from the coding sequence ATGCTAAAAATTCAGAGAAGCATCCGCGCATTTATATCTTTTTTCGCTTTATTCTGTATAAGTTTATTATTTGTTGTTAGTTGCGGTAATAATTCACAAATTCCTACAACCAGTGATTCTACACCCCCAGCTATAACTAATACTGGAATTTCTATGGGTTTTAGCGCTTGGCCTGGTTGGTTTCCCTGGCAAATAGCACAAGAACAAAAGCTATTTGAAGCTCAGAAAGTTAATGTAAATTTAAAGTGGTTCGATGGCTATTTAGATTCCATCAAAGCCTTGACAGCAGGTCAACTCAATGTAAATAGCCAAACGTTGAATGATACAATTAGCTCTGTGGCTGGTGGTTCAGATCAAGTTATAGTTTTAGTGAACGATAACTCGACTGGCAACGATAAAATTATTGTTCGTGAAGGAATTAATAGCATTGCTGACCTCAAAGGGAAAACAGTTGCAGCCGAAGAAGGTACAGTTGACCATTTTCTCTTGTTACTAGGTTTAAAAAAAGCAGGTTTAACCCAAGCAGATATTAACTTCAAACCATTAGAAACAGGTGCTGCTGCTGCTGCTTTTGTGGCTGGTAAAGTTGATGCAGTCTGTGTTTTTGCACCATTCACAACCAAGGCTTTATCACGTCCTGGAAGCAAGGACTTATTCAGTTCCAAAGACTTTCCTGGAGCAATTCCTGATCATTTAGTAGTGACTCGCCAGTTGATTGATAAACAACCCGAATCTGTCCAAGCTTTGGTGGATACTTGGTTTGCTACTTTGGATTTTATCAAAAAAAATCGGGAAAAATCTCTCGAAATTTTGGCGAAACGTGCGGGCGTATCGGTTAAGGAATATCAGGAATACGACGCTGGAACGAAAATATTTACAATAGAAGAAAATTTAGAAGCTTTTCGCCCCGGTAGCAATATGAAATCTCTAAATTATGCTGCTGGCGAAATTGGTAAATTTCTAGTGGAATCTAAACTAGCAAAACAATTACCTGACACCAGCAAATTGTTTGATGATCGTTTTATCAAAGCCTATGCTGCTAAACAAAAAAAAGCTCCGTAA
- a CDS encoding NAD(P)H-quinone oxidoreductase subunit N: MDFANLASQLNAGTILPEGIVILTLLGVLIVDLILGRTSSRWIGYLAIAGLLSSIVALYFQWDSTNPISFSGEFNSDDLSIVFRGIIALSAAVTILMSIRYIEQSGTALAEFIAILLTATLGAMFLSGASELVMIFISLETLSISSYLLTGYTKRDPRSNEAALKYLLIGASSTAVFLYGVSLLYGLSGGQTELSAIANGIATAKVGQSLGLVIALVFVIAGIGFKISAAPFHQWTPDVYEGAPTPVIAFLSVGSKAAGFALAIRLLTVVFPLVADEWRFVFTALAVLSMILGNVVALAQTSMKRMLAYSSIAQAGFVMIGLIAGTNAGYSSMIFYLLVYLFMNLCGFTCIILFSLRTGTDQIAEYSGLYQKDPLLTLALSISLLSLGGIPPLAGFFGKIYLFWAGWQAGLYWLVLLGLVTSVVSIYYYIRVVKMMVVKEPQEMSEVVQNYPDINWNLPGFRPLQVGLIVTLIATSIAGILSNPLFTLVNNSVAHTPILQATKIVSTQASVITTKLPEQL; the protein is encoded by the coding sequence ATGGATTTTGCTAATCTTGCATCCCAGTTAAATGCTGGAACGATTTTGCCAGAGGGAATTGTGATTCTCACCCTCTTGGGGGTTTTGATTGTTGATTTGATTTTAGGGCGTACATCCTCACGCTGGATTGGATATCTGGCGATCGCCGGGTTACTAAGTTCGATTGTCGCCCTGTATTTTCAATGGGACAGCACTAATCCCATCTCCTTTAGCGGTGAATTTAACAGTGACGACCTCAGTATTGTCTTTCGCGGTATCATTGCTTTGTCTGCCGCTGTGACTATATTGATGTCCATTCGTTACATTGAACAGAGTGGCACCGCTTTAGCGGAATTCATCGCGATTTTGCTCACAGCTACCTTGGGAGCAATGTTTCTCTCTGGGGCTAGTGAGTTAGTGATGATTTTCATCTCACTAGAAACACTGAGTATTTCCTCTTATTTGTTGACAGGTTATACCAAGCGTGACCCACGCTCCAATGAAGCGGCGCTGAAATACTTGTTGATTGGGGCTTCGAGTACAGCGGTATTTTTATATGGGGTATCGCTGTTGTATGGTCTATCGGGTGGACAAACGGAACTGAGTGCGATCGCCAATGGTATCGCCACAGCTAAGGTCGGTCAATCCCTAGGCTTAGTCATAGCCCTTGTATTTGTGATTGCAGGTATTGGCTTTAAAATCTCCGCCGCACCCTTCCACCAGTGGACACCAGACGTTTATGAAGGCGCACCCACTCCAGTGATTGCCTTTTTATCTGTCGGTTCCAAAGCGGCTGGATTTGCCTTAGCGATTCGCTTACTGACCGTAGTCTTCCCCCTCGTGGCTGACGAATGGAGGTTTGTCTTTACCGCCCTCGCCGTGCTAAGTATGATCTTGGGTAACGTAGTCGCCCTCGCCCAAACCAGCATGAAACGGATGTTAGCTTATTCATCCATTGCCCAAGCTGGGTTTGTGATGATTGGCTTGATTGCGGGTACAAATGCGGGATATTCCAGTATGATTTTTTACCTGCTGGTCTATTTGTTCATGAACCTGTGCGGCTTTACCTGTATCATTCTGTTCTCTCTACGGACGGGAACTGACCAGATTGCGGAATACTCCGGTTTGTATCAAAAAGACCCACTCCTCACCCTGGCGTTGAGCATCTCCCTGCTTTCCTTGGGTGGGATTCCCCCACTAGCGGGATTTTTCGGGAAGATTTACTTGTTCTGGGCTGGTTGGCAAGCCGGTCTTTACTGGTTAGTCTTGTTAGGTTTAGTGACAAGTGTCGTCTCCATCTACTACTACATTCGTGTAGTCAAAATGATGGTCGTCAAAGAACCTCAAGAAATGTCGGAAGTGGTGCAAAATTATCCCGACATCAATTGGAATTTGCCTGGGTTTAGACCTTTGCAAGTTGGGCTAATTGTGACCTTAATTGCCACTTCTATCGCGGGTATTTTGTCAAATCCGCTGTTTACCCTGGTAAATAATTCCGTTGCCCATACTCCAATTTTACAAGCAACAAAAATTGTGAGTACTCAGGCTAGCGTGATTACCACAAAACTGCCAGAACAATTGTAG
- a CDS encoding family 2B encapsulin nanocompartment shell protein produces MTYSNDSGLDVESRQPQLSLSKDAARNLSTTTKSAPQMQEITSRWLLKMLPWVQTQGGTYQLNRRLTYTVGDGRVTFTNTGTTVQVIPQELCELPLLRGFEDTEVLSALAGRFVQQEFAPGDIIVQSGQPAERLFLIAHGKVNKIGIGKYDQQPLLDMLADGDHFGDQALVEPEGTWKFTIQAVTRTTVLALPQQAFRELLNRSQTLQAHLEELRNRAAQPQNKYGEALIAFSSNHSTETTLPGTFVDYELSPREYELSIAQTMLRVNTRVADLYNEPYNQTEQQLRLTIEALRERQEHELINNREFGLLHNADLKQRIYSRSGRPTPDDLDELITRRRKTKFFLAHPRTIAAFGRECNRLGISTESIDMDGSKVITWRNVPILPCNKIPITRNQTSSILALRTGVEDQGVIGLHQTGIPDEYQPSLSVRFMGISEKAIMSYLVTAYYSAAVLVPDALGILEDVEIGR; encoded by the coding sequence ATGACGTATTCTAATGATTCGGGTTTGGATGTTGAGAGCAGACAACCTCAACTGAGTTTGAGTAAAGATGCTGCCCGAAATTTGTCCACGACCACCAAATCTGCACCACAGATGCAGGAAATTACCTCACGGTGGTTGTTGAAGATGTTGCCGTGGGTGCAGACGCAGGGTGGCACCTATCAGCTAAACCGTCGCTTGACCTATACCGTGGGTGATGGGCGAGTTACTTTCACCAACACCGGAACGACGGTACAGGTAATTCCCCAAGAACTTTGTGAGTTACCATTGCTGCGAGGGTTTGAGGACACTGAGGTGTTAAGCGCCTTGGCGGGTCGGTTTGTGCAACAAGAGTTCGCACCTGGTGATATTATAGTCCAATCAGGTCAACCAGCCGAGCGGCTATTCTTAATTGCTCATGGCAAGGTGAACAAGATTGGTATTGGCAAATATGACCAGCAGCCTCTGTTGGATATGCTGGCGGACGGCGACCATTTCGGTGATCAGGCGTTGGTGGAGCCAGAAGGAACTTGGAAATTCACCATCCAGGCTGTGACCCGAACCACGGTATTGGCGCTACCACAGCAGGCGTTTCGGGAACTGCTCAACCGGTCGCAGACTTTGCAGGCTCACCTTGAGGAGTTGAGGAATCGCGCCGCACAACCACAAAACAAGTACGGTGAAGCTTTAATCGCCTTTTCCTCTAATCATAGCACAGAGACGACGTTACCGGGAACATTTGTTGACTACGAACTCTCACCCCGGGAATATGAGTTGAGCATTGCTCAGACTATGTTGCGGGTAAATACTCGCGTTGCGGATCTGTACAATGAACCGTACAACCAGACGGAACAACAATTGCGGCTGACGATAGAGGCTTTGCGGGAACGTCAAGAACATGAGTTGATCAACAATCGCGAATTTGGGTTGCTGCACAATGCTGACCTCAAACAGCGTATCTACAGCCGCAGCGGTCGCCCCACTCCCGATGACCTTGATGAACTGATTACCCGTCGGCGCAAGACGAAGTTTTTTCTGGCTCATCCTCGCACTATTGCAGCCTTCGGTCGGGAGTGTAACCGTTTGGGTATCTCCACAGAAAGCATTGACATGGATGGGAGTAAGGTAATCACCTGGCGCAATGTACCTATTCTTCCTTGTAACAAAATCCCGATTACTAGAAACCAGACTAGTTCTATCCTTGCACTCCGCACCGGTGTGGAAGACCAAGGCGTGATTGGGCTACACCAAACTGGTATCCCCGACGAATACCAACCCAGCTTGTCTGTGCGATTTATGGGTATTAGTGAAAAGGCGATCATGTCCTACCTCGTCACCGCCTATTACTCCGCAGCCGTCCTTGTCCCGGATGCACTCGGTATTCTCGAAGATGTAGAAATCGGCCGTTGA
- a CDS encoding family 2B encapsulin nanocompartment shell protein, which produces MTYSSDSNVNVEGQQPQLSLSTGAAKNLATTTKSAPQMQEITSRWLLRLLPWVQTKGGVYRVNRRFTYTVGDGRISFTNVGATVQVIPQELTELPLLRGFEDTQVLTSLANQFVQQEFAPDDVIVEIGQPADRIILIAHGKVNKIGVGKYDEQIVLDVLADGDHFGDETVVQSEDTWQYTFKAITRTIVLSLPQQVFEGLIAQSEALRTHVEQFRDRLSQPQNAQGEAAIELTTDHPQETALAGTFVDYDLSPREYELSLAQTVLRVSTRVADLYNEPYNQTEEQLRLTVEALRERQEHELINNREFGLLHNADLKHRIYSRGGAPTPDDLDELLATIWKEPAFFLAHPRTIAAFGREANRVGVYPTSVDINGAQVTAWRGVPIFPCNKIPITNNRTSSILLLRTGLEKQGVIGLHQTGIPDEYQPSLSVRFMGITEQAIISYLVTAYYSAAVLVPDALGILEDVEIGR; this is translated from the coding sequence GTGACTTATTCTAGTGATTCCAATGTGAATGTTGAAGGTCAGCAGCCCCAGTTGAGTTTGAGTACAGGGGCTGCCAAAAATTTGGCGACGACGACCAAATCTGCACCGCAGATGCAGGAAATTACATCGCGGTGGTTGTTAAGACTGTTACCGTGGGTGCAAACCAAGGGTGGCGTATATCGCGTCAACCGACGGTTTACTTATACCGTGGGTGATGGGCGGATCAGTTTCACCAACGTCGGAGCGACGGTGCAGGTGATTCCCCAGGAACTGACTGAGTTACCATTGCTCAGAGGGTTTGAAGACACGCAAGTATTGACCTCGTTGGCAAACCAGTTTGTGCAGCAGGAGTTCGCCCCAGATGATGTGATTGTCGAAATTGGTCAACCGGCTGATCGCATCATCCTGATTGCTCATGGTAAAGTGAATAAGATTGGTGTTGGCAAGTATGACGAGCAAATCGTGTTGGATGTGCTGGCCGACGGCGACCATTTCGGCGATGAAACTGTGGTGCAGTCCGAGGACACCTGGCAATACACGTTCAAGGCGATTACCAGAACCATAGTCTTATCGCTACCCCAACAGGTGTTTGAAGGGCTGATCGCTCAGTCCGAAGCGTTGCGAACTCATGTTGAACAGTTTCGCGATCGCCTGAGCCAGCCACAGAATGCCCAAGGTGAAGCCGCGATTGAGCTGACAACTGATCATCCCCAAGAGACTGCATTGGCGGGAACCTTCGTTGATTACGATCTCTCACCCAGGGAATATGAGTTGAGCCTCGCCCAAACCGTGTTGCGCGTGAGTACCCGGGTCGCCGATCTCTACAACGAACCCTACAATCAGACGGAAGAACAATTGCGGCTGACTGTCGAAGCATTGCGGGAACGTCAAGAACACGAGTTGATCAACAACCGCGAATTCGGGTTGCTGCACAACGCCGACCTCAAACACCGCATCTACAGCCGTGGTGGCGCACCTACCCCCGATGACCTAGACGAATTGCTAGCGACGATATGGAAAGAACCGGCATTCTTCCTGGCTCACCCCCGGACAATCGCTGCTTTCGGTCGGGAAGCCAACCGCGTGGGTGTCTATCCTACCAGCGTAGATATTAACGGCGCTCAGGTCACAGCTTGGCGCGGTGTACCAATTTTCCCCTGCAATAAGATACCCATCACCAATAATCGCACTAGTTCTATTCTCTTGCTCCGCACTGGTCTAGAAAAACAAGGGGTAATCGGTTTACATCAAACTGGTATCCCCGATGAATACCAACCTAGCCTATCTGTCCGCTTCATGGGCATCACCGAACAGGCGATCATCTCCTACCTCGTCACCGCCTACTACTCCGCAGCTGTCCTTGTTCCTGACGCACTTGGCATTCTTGAAGATGTCGAAATTGGGCGTTAG